Proteins found in one Timaviella obliquedivisa GSE-PSE-MK23-08B genomic segment:
- the glyS gene encoding glycine--tRNA ligase subunit beta, producing the protein MVTFLLEVGTEELPASFVGSALEQWRSRIPASLSDLFLVSESIELYATPRRLAVVIKGLPAQQPDREEEVKGPSAQAAFKEGKPTKAAEGFARSRNVDVSAFEIRSTDKGEFVFVNQKVSGRPTAEILIELIPQWIFGLEGKRFMRWGDGDLRFPRPIRWLVTLLDDLVLPITLVNGSESFTSDRLSYGHRVLHPSPLLIPHAAEYVACLKAASVEVDPALREATIAEQVQATAQTVGGYAAISPSLLEEVRDLVEFPSAVIGQFDPEFLDLPTEVIITEMESHQRYFPVLKAEGSSELLPYFITISNGDPAKADVISTGNERVIRARLSDGKYFFDLDRKQPLESYLPRLDKVTFQEDLGSVRDKVDRILTISCVIADQLQVTAAEKSIIERSALLCKADLVTQMVGEFPELQGVMGQKYAIHEPPAVATAIFEHYLPRGAGDRLPQTLAGQVVGLADRLDTLVGIFSLGMLPTGSSDPFALRRAANGMVNVMWAANLSLNLSQLLQQVCDTAQQAVQKKTTASLQEQLQEFFLQRVRTLLQEQGVDYDLVNAVLGENDAEYAQRTLQDLLDVRDRALFLQSIRKNQIIDRIYETVNRASRLAVQGDLETTQLDPTAVIRPDLFKQPSEQALYEALIDLVPQTEGARSQRNYQQLVEALAQVAPTVSNFFDGAQSVMVMDADLEVRQNRLNLLGLLRNHARVLADFGAIVKP; encoded by the coding sequence ATGGTGACGTTCTTGTTGGAAGTTGGAACAGAGGAATTGCCTGCAAGTTTTGTAGGTTCGGCTTTGGAGCAATGGCGATCGCGCATTCCTGCCAGTCTCAGCGATTTGTTTTTGGTGTCAGAATCCATAGAGCTATACGCTACACCCCGACGACTAGCAGTGGTAATCAAAGGTTTGCCTGCGCAACAGCCCGATCGAGAAGAAGAAGTTAAGGGTCCTTCAGCGCAAGCGGCATTCAAAGAAGGTAAGCCAACGAAAGCAGCAGAAGGCTTTGCCCGATCGCGCAATGTTGATGTCAGCGCCTTTGAGATTCGGAGTACCGACAAGGGCGAGTTTGTTTTTGTTAACCAAAAGGTTTCAGGTCGCCCGACCGCCGAAATTTTGATAGAACTGATTCCACAATGGATTTTTGGGCTGGAAGGTAAGCGGTTTATGCGTTGGGGTGATGGCGATTTGCGGTTTCCACGCCCCATTCGGTGGCTGGTGACGTTGCTTGATGACCTCGTGTTACCCATTACATTGGTCAATGGATCAGAAAGTTTTACAAGCGATCGCCTTTCCTATGGGCACCGAGTTCTTCATCCATCGCCTCTTTTAATTCCCCATGCGGCTGAATATGTTGCCTGTCTCAAAGCTGCCTCGGTTGAAGTTGACCCGGCTTTGCGGGAAGCAACCATTGCAGAGCAGGTACAGGCTACGGCTCAGACCGTGGGGGGATACGCTGCTATTTCTCCTAGTCTGCTTGAGGAAGTTCGGGATTTGGTAGAGTTTCCGAGTGCAGTCATCGGGCAATTTGACCCGGAGTTTTTGGATCTGCCGACTGAGGTCATTATTACGGAGATGGAAAGCCATCAGCGGTATTTCCCAGTGCTGAAGGCTGAAGGTTCTTCAGAGCTACTGCCCTACTTTATTACGATCTCTAATGGTGACCCGGCTAAAGCAGATGTCATTTCAACAGGTAATGAACGGGTAATTCGGGCGCGACTATCAGATGGAAAATACTTTTTTGATCTCGATCGCAAGCAGCCTCTTGAAAGCTATCTGCCTCGGCTGGACAAGGTAACTTTTCAAGAAGATTTAGGATCAGTACGAGATAAGGTCGATCGCATCCTCACTATTTCTTGCGTAATTGCCGATCAGCTTCAAGTGACTGCGGCAGAGAAAAGCATTATTGAGCGATCGGCTCTTCTCTGTAAAGCTGATCTGGTGACTCAAATGGTAGGTGAGTTTCCTGAGCTTCAAGGCGTTATGGGACAAAAATATGCGATTCATGAGCCGCCTGCTGTCGCTACCGCAATCTTTGAACATTATTTGCCTCGTGGTGCGGGCGATCGCCTGCCCCAAACGTTAGCAGGTCAAGTCGTAGGGTTGGCAGATCGACTGGATACGCTGGTCGGCATCTTTAGTTTAGGAATGTTGCCCACAGGTTCGTCTGATCCCTTTGCGCTACGACGGGCGGCAAATGGGATGGTGAATGTCATGTGGGCAGCAAATTTATCATTAAACTTGTCTCAACTGCTCCAGCAGGTTTGTGACACTGCTCAACAGGCTGTTCAAAAGAAAACAACGGCATCCTTACAGGAACAGCTTCAGGAATTCTTCTTGCAACGGGTACGAACGCTGTTGCAAGAACAAGGAGTTGATTATGACTTGGTCAATGCGGTGCTAGGGGAGAATGATGCAGAGTACGCTCAGCGAACGCTACAAGACTTGCTAGATGTACGCGATCGTGCCTTGTTTTTGCAATCTATCCGAAAAAACCAAATCATCGATCGCATTTATGAAACTGTGAACCGGGCATCCCGCTTGGCAGTACAAGGAGATTTAGAGACAACTCAGCTTGATCCTACCGCTGTGATTCGTCCTGACTTATTTAAGCAGCCTTCTGAGCAAGCACTCTATGAGGCGCTGATCGATCTCGTTCCGCAAACTGAGGGAGCGCGATCGCAGCGCAACTATCAACAGCTTGTTGAGGCATTGGCGCAGGTTGCACCGACAGTCAGCAATTTCTTTGACGGGGCACAGAGTGTGATGGTGATGGATGCAGACTTAGAAGTGAGACAAAATCGGTTGAATTTGTTGGGATTACTGCGGAACCATGCGCGGGTGCTGGCAGACTTTGGGGCGATCGTGAAACCATAG
- a CDS encoding UDP-N-acetylmuramoyl-L-alanine--D-glutamate ligase, with translation MMAAYVIGLGKSGIAAARLLKQQGFEVIVSDRNAKALNSIEQDLAAEGIRVELGQTFEPNPTTMQQIIVSPGVPWDLPGLVKAREQGIETLGEMELAWRTLQNSCEGSLYPIPWVGITGTNGKTTTTALIAAIFQAAGLQAPACGNIGYAACEVALKKQPDWVIAELSSYQIESAASLAPKIGVWTTFTPDHLSRHKTLENYYRIKAHLLQNSEHQILNGDDPYLRSKADQWRRACWTNVTGKDNLLGEVEQGAYIEDGWAIAQGEAIVPVAALRMVGAHNQQNLLLAVLVARIAGIKKEAIAQAVLNFPGVAHRLESICTWNGIDFINDSKATNYDAAEVGLSAVDAPVILIAGGEAKDGDDTGWLRSIHAKAAQVLLIGSAAQAFAARLEQVGYAQYEIVETMDQAVKRGAELGQKLGAKVILLSPACASFDQYANFEQRGDHFRQLCLETLKQY, from the coding sequence ATTATGGCTGCCTACGTCATTGGTCTTGGAAAATCTGGAATTGCTGCGGCTCGGTTGCTTAAGCAACAAGGGTTTGAGGTTATAGTCAGCGATCGCAACGCCAAAGCTCTAAATTCAATTGAACAAGACCTAGCTGCTGAAGGAATTAGGGTGGAATTGGGACAGACCTTCGAGCCTAATCCGACGACCATGCAGCAAATTATAGTTAGCCCTGGGGTGCCCTGGGATCTCCCGGGCTTGGTTAAGGCAAGAGAGCAAGGCATTGAGACATTGGGCGAAATGGAGTTGGCATGGCGGACACTTCAAAATAGTTGCGAGGGGTCGCTTTACCCTATACCTTGGGTGGGCATCACAGGCACAAACGGCAAAACCACGACAACGGCACTGATTGCAGCAATTTTTCAGGCAGCGGGATTACAAGCTCCGGCTTGTGGCAATATTGGCTATGCGGCTTGTGAAGTTGCTCTTAAGAAGCAACCCGACTGGGTAATTGCCGAACTCAGCAGCTATCAAATTGAGTCGGCAGCAAGCCTTGCCCCCAAGATTGGCGTGTGGACGACGTTTACGCCTGACCACCTCAGTCGGCACAAAACCTTAGAGAATTACTATCGTATCAAGGCGCATTTGCTGCAAAATTCTGAGCATCAAATCCTTAATGGGGATGATCCGTATCTTCGGAGCAAGGCTGACCAATGGCGGAGGGCTTGCTGGACGAACGTGACCGGAAAAGACAATCTCTTAGGAGAGGTTGAGCAGGGCGCTTATATTGAAGATGGCTGGGCGATCGCTCAAGGTGAGGCAATTGTTCCAGTAGCAGCGCTGCGAATGGTAGGGGCGCACAATCAGCAGAATTTGTTGTTGGCGGTTTTGGTAGCGCGGATTGCTGGAATAAAAAAGGAAGCGATCGCCCAAGCCGTCCTGAATTTTCCTGGAGTTGCCCATCGATTAGAGTCCATTTGCACCTGGAACGGCATCGACTTTATCAACGACAGCAAAGCGACTAACTATGACGCGGCTGAGGTCGGTTTATCTGCGGTGGACGCACCCGTTATTTTAATAGCGGGTGGCGAGGCAAAGGATGGCGATGATACGGGCTGGCTCCGCAGTATTCATGCTAAAGCTGCTCAAGTTTTGCTAATTGGCAGTGCTGCTCAAGCTTTTGCGGCACGCTTAGAGCAAGTAGGTTACGCCCAATACGAAATCGTAGAAACAATGGATCAGGCGGTTAAGCGAGGGGCAGAACTAGGGCAGAAGTTGGGAGCAAAGGTGATATTGCTTTCGCCTGCCTGTGCCAGTTTTGACCAATATGCCAATTTTGAACAGCGCGGGGATCATTTTCGACAGTTGTGTTTAGAGACGCTAAAACAGTATTAA